TAAACGAAGGATCATCATACCATCACATTCCACCAGAATCTAACCCTCCAACCTCAAACAAACTTCAACTTTCAACATCCATCTCTGAAATAACAAATAATCCCCATGTGACCACCAGCTGTCGCCTCTGCTTTCCCATCTGGATCTTCTCTATCCCCACTAGTTTTTAACACCTCAAACTCTCCACTGCTCTGACAATTCTATCCTCAGATTACAGAAGCTCCCACCATGCTCACCCACGTTCTGGGGCAACCAGCTTGCCAAGTGGAGGCCGGCGAGGGGACGAGAGGGAAAGCTCACACAGGGAGTCAGGCTCTTCGAGGGCCCTAGTTCCAGCAGAGCCTCAGCATCTGGGCCTGTGCCATGTCCACCTTCGAGAACAACAACAATTTCAAGAGCTCCAAACACACGCCGAAGCTGAACTCGACATCAACGAAAACTTTATTTCCCATGAGCCCCCTGGGCGACCCCGCACCAAGTCAGACCCTACACAACAGAGTACAGAGGAAATAGCTGGGGTTTTAGAGACCCCAGCAGTGGAGAATGCAGGATTCAGAATCCGAGCCCAGACAATGGGTCAGTCTCAGAAAAACTCACGGTACTTCTGTGACTCCTGCAAAGCCAGGCATAGAGCAGAGGGTCTGTCAGCAGTGGGGAACAGTAGTGGGAGCTCGGGGAAACACTGCTCCAGTGCTTGTGCCTCACGAGATGGAGGCGCTGTTGACCTCATGGCCCTGCCACCCCCAGGgaatgaagaggaggatgaggcaGATGGTGGTGGAGAGAAACTGCAACCACCACCACCTGCGATTGCTGCTCCACCACCTGGCTTTAGGGACAACAGTTCAGATGAGGATGACCCAAAGAGAGGCAGAAAGGCTCGAACAAGTGCCACCCCAGGGGTCACCTCTGGGAAGCTGGCCCAAGCCAAGGAAGACGTGCCTGTGACATTAATTGATAATGTGGCCACGAGAACAGTTCGAGATCATGCCCAGGAGCTTGATGATGCTCTGGTGTCCACCTTACAGGCACTAGAGGCTTTGGCAGCCTCTGAGGACTACCCCCATCACCCTCAACAGCCAACACAGACTGCAGGTCAACAGCCTCAGTCTTGCCACGGCCCACATCTCACACACAAAATTAACAGTAGTACTGATCCCATAAAGTTTTACTTTATCAATATTTATTAATACTACACAGTACATTGGCTATACATCAGTTTTTATTATCTTGTGACAATCCTGTAGTCTCTTCATTTTGTGGTAGGAATGCATGTGTAATAACTGCAAAAAACAACATAGACCTAAGGTACAAAGTTCAAGATAACCTCCTATAGGATGCTGAACAAAGTGACAAATAACCTAAACTAGAATAAAATTTAAGTCTAAAACTAAAATTTTATGAAAAATGGAAGCAACAGCAATAGCTGATGATAACACAATGTCAAGTGTCTTTAAAAGGTAAAAAGAACAAGCCCActacattgatttttttagatTTCATGGACATATAATTGAAATGTGCTAGTCTTTGCACATTTGttaagcacacacatgcatctgcACAGAAAAGCTGCAGTTCTTTAAGGTTGGGTGAGGTAAGCCCACTGGCACATAGATCAGTTGTAAAGGTGGTTATAAATATGATCTTGAAGGCCTGTTTTGGGGGAACAAATTAAATCTATCTCAAAATTATATCTGCTGTTTTGTGATCAAGAAAATCCACTCAAGCGCAAATGTCTGGTTTGATAACTGAAGGACCACAGTAAAACACTAATTTGGAATTTTAAGATATGTGTTTGATTAATATTTGTTGCGTCATGATTTTCCTAACAGTGTACTGTGTTGCCTTCCTCCTCAGGGCTGATTGTCTTAGCCGCCATTACACCTGAGTCATCACTGGACTCAGGCCATGAGACCAACTCCTCTGAATTGACAGATGTTTCTGAGATGGTGTCGGCTATGAAGCAGAACCAGAACCAGGCCTACCTGTTGGCTCACCATATCAACAAAGAACGTATCCTCTGCCGCCGTGACTTCCCCCTGGCTATCCCTGGCTGCACAGCAAAGACCATAGGGACTGGGGCTTTCTCTGTGGGTCAGATTCGTGCTGGCTGTCCACCCAAGCAAGTAATCCTCAGCAAGACGGTTCCCTTTAAAGTCAGTCCCAGTCAAGACTCTGCAGTACTCAGTGTTGTGACAGAGCAGGGGGGCAATCAAGACACTACTCTGACTGAacagaaaggagaaataaaagcaaactctgaatccaccAAAGCAAACACTCCTGATCCCCCTTCTAAGTCACCTGAAGAACTTAAAGTGTCCGGTGCTTCACTGACAGGTCGAGTCAGTAAAGATCAAAAGTTAACAAATTCTTCTGGAGAGACACACAATGTTTCTGAGGGTGTAAAAGGGACGACAACAACACCTCTTAACACAGACCCTAGCAACAAAGCCTTACCTATAATCCTACCTGTGGACAGAACTGCCTCTGCCAAGATTTCTCCCACTAATACGTGCCAAGATGCCAAGACTGCCTCTAGTGAGACCATGAAGCCTTCAAGCTCCACAGAACTTCTGCCAGTTGACGACCTTTTCTGCACATGCCCAGTGCAACAGGAGCCTGGGCCTCAGCTAAGACTAAAAGACCCACAGGTTCAGAAGATAGTGGTGTTTCAATCCTCCTCCCCGACAGATGATGAGCGTCTTCGGGCCAAAGGCCTCCAGCTTGCTAACAGCAAAGAGAATGCAGTGAGAGTTGGAGCAGATCCGAGTTTGGCAAAACCCAGCCCTCAAATACAAACCAAGTATTCCCCTCGTCTGCCTGtaaaagcagagagaaaagaggcaGCTGAAAGCAAGGCTGAGAGTGCCCAGGGCAAAGCCCACCCTGAGCCACAGAAATGCCCCATAAAATCCTTACCTATTTTAGATGATCTAACAACACCTAGCCCTTCTGTAGATAAGGTATCCACTCTCCCAACAAGGGACTCAAAGAAGCAAGGCACTGGCAAGGGGAAGTCCCAGCGCAGTGCCCCTTTCTTGAGCTTTAGAAACCTTCTTTCCGCTACGTTCCCAGCAAgaatgagaagagaaacagacgAGCGAAGGGCTCAGTTGCAGAAAGTCCGCCAGTATGAACTAGAGTTCTTAGAGGAGCTGCTGAAACCCAAGTCATCCCAGGGAGAGTTTTTGCCCCAGGGATCCTCACCTGTGCCCTCAGGCACTCCTTGTGCCTGCCAGCTCCGCACCAGCCCTGTCTTAAAGGCACCAGGTATCTCCAGGGAGCAGCGGCGCAGCTGTGACTGTAAGCGAATGTGTAGGGGCATGCGACTACCTGACACACCAGTTGGCTCcacaacagagacacaacacagagggagagagagaactaTCTCGAAGACCCCTCCTGCAGTCTCCAAAGCACCTCACGCACAAGGTGCTACAAGGAGACCTCAGACCTTAGAGATCAAGACAACACGAATACGCTCTACTAGTCTGGAGTCAAGAGAGCCAAGGGGAGAGCAGGGTTCCTGCTTGCCCACCTGTACTTCTCAAACAGATTGCATGGGAGGTCCACAATACAAGAAGCTCCAGAGGCGATACAGTATTGGGGAACTGGATAACAGCTCTAGCACACCTGTGTATGCAGAGGTGAAGCCCAAAGCCAAGAGTCTGGagaaggagatggagagagtgagGGCCACAGGGCTGAGGCTCCCCACCCCAGTAGAGCCAATCCACACTCAGTCTCATCAGGCAGAGGGGAAAGGGAAAAAGGGTGTGTTTTTCATTCAGGGAGAAGAGCTACTGCGCGACAGTAAAGAAGGGACAAGTGAGGTGCTGCTGACCCTGCCCAGTGAAGACAGCGATGACAAGGATAAATgctgctcattttgtttttgctacaGGAAGTGTGAGGCAGCAGATGAAAGCAGTGAGAAGGATGAGCTTTCATACTCCATACCCCTTCAGGTCCTTCCAGGCATGGAGCTGGACTCACGTACCTTTCCAGTCGTAAGCAAAACGCTCCAGGTTCTCAATGCAGAGGACTGCAGTGGGGAGGAAgaggacgaagaagaagaagagccacAGACACAGGAGATTGATCTACGAGCCTGTGGTACACTGGAGGGGAGCCTATCACGAGTACAGGCTCTACAGGGGAAAAGTTTCAGCTTGCCTGATGGTTTCCTAAATGCCCAGTTGGATGCTAATGAGCTGCTAGCTATTCTGCGTCAGTGTGCTAACAGCCCACAGGCTGAGGGCGAGGCTCGTCTTCAGCCCTCACAGATTGCAGAGTACAAACAGGAGCTGGCGGTGCGCTTCAAAGAATTCAGAGCATCTTGTCGACGAGTGGCAAGTGTTGAAAAAAGCCCAACGCGTATGCTGGCTGTCGTCACAGCCAGCTTTCAAGTGTTGTGTGAACTAACTCAGACCTTCATCAAATTGGTCAGAGGGGTTCGTTCAGAAACCCAAAGGCTGCAGCTGTTGAGAAAGGTTGAGGAGGTAGCGATCAACTACACTTTGCTTCTGCGTGCAGCAGAGGAATCAATGGGACACTCAAGCAGCTTGCCGACTAAGACAATGAGCCCTCAAGTTTCCTCCAACACCAATAACATGAGCTCACTCACTCGACCCATCAAAACTCTGCCTGCCCAGTAAGAATACATCTGGCAGGGATGTAATCAAAACAGTCCAGAATGTGGGTGGCTACTCTATCCAAAttcattatttgtttattgtttacattttttacaaGACATGCAATGACTCATCCTCAGTAAAAATTGCAATGCAGCTGTTCCATCCCATGTTTACAGGCCCTGAGGTAGCCTTGTGGATCTTGTTTTGAAATATAAAGATACACCAAACTAATGCACAATGGAATAAGAACCCTATAACAGACTGGGTGATACAGGGCTAATCACCTCATATCAATATTCACAATATACATATGTCATTATAgtataatattttatatgtaaTGTATATTTGAGTTGTGTCTACTTAGCAAATAATATAAAGTTTTGTGAAGAAAAAAGTGAAGAATATATTTGAAATGTATAAGAGAACTATAAAGATTATAATAAATCATCAGAAATAAATGTATGCTCTGGACAAAAATACTTCAGAGATCTCGTCAAGTAGCGACTTCTGTAAATTGCGTAGTCCAAAGCGTTGGTTGGTTAGATGGTGAtgtgctttgtttgtttaattttctaACTGTTGTAATGCAAAATGGAGATCTCTGTTGGCTATGTTGACAATGTCTGGCGTAGTGATACAAGAGTCAAAATGTAAGTGACAGTGTTGGAAAATGAACACCGCTGAAAGACGAGTTATGACATTTTAAACTATATTGACTGACAGAGGCCCGTTCTCTCTCTCTAACAGTGCAGGTATGAGACACACCTGCTCAGGGCTGACAATGTAGCAGAGACCCAAGTCACAGTCTAATCCACTATACAGTCATGAGTGTCGTTACCTCACTCAGCTGTAGAGAAGGAATACCCACACTGTACTTAATAACGCACAGAGTGTATTTTACACCATCACTGATCCATGGCTCACACGCATCTCACTCGTCGTGAATCATAGTTTTAAATATAGCCATCCACTTGCAAGTGAGTAAGCTTATCACTAGAATTTTGCACAACCTCTGAAATTAGCTCTGAAGTTGAAAT
This region of Epinephelus fuscoguttatus linkage group LG9, E.fuscoguttatus.final_Chr_v1 genomic DNA includes:
- the frmpd3 gene encoding FERM and PDZ domain-containing protein 3 isoform X2; translated protein: MAKVQDGHTNACDSSEMLEESQDGMDSGTLSPASARQVTIQRHPTQGFGFIAGSQRPVIVRSVSADGPSFGKLLPGDQILAINEETVSDAPRERVIDLVRRCKDTIVLTVLQPHQSPKSAFISAAKKARLRTNPPKVRFSEQVSISDPDSTMLKDESLLLIPNVLKVFLENGQIKSFTFDSRTTVRDVISSLQDRLSLRYIEHFALVLEAGGLDQNQKLHLLQENQPLTHVVHRTYFQGMKCLFRICFFPKDPADLLRRDPAAFEYLYIQSRNDVIKERFGMDWKSDITLRLAALHIYITVSSARPNQKISLKHVEKEWGLEPFLPLTLLPTVKEKNVCKSLSQLLKTYQHPPPSGNKVPPLQGKLQYMRVLNDLPPFGGILFHTVGLDEKQSATTLLVGPRHGISHVIDLKNNLTTVLAEFSRVAKIQLYRESQGVARVEMTIHEAKPLVLLMEWPDASNFACLISGYYKLFVDPKRTIYFRTPGQSQLTKADYRSSHHAHPRSGATSLPSGGRRGDERESSHRESGSSRALVPAEPQHLGLCHVHLREQQQFQELQTHAEAELDINENFISHEPPGRPRTKSDPTQQSTEEIAGVLETPAVENAGFRIRAQTMGQSQKNSRYFCDSCKARHRAEGLSAVGNSSGSSGKHCSSACASRDGGAVDLMALPPPGNEEEDEADGGGEKLQPPPPAIAAPPPGFRDNSSDEDDPKRGRKARTSATPGVTSGKLAQAKEDVPVTLIDNVATRTVRDHAQELDDALVSTLQALEALAASEDYPHHPQQPTQTAGLIVLAAITPESSLDSGHETNSSELTDVSEMVSAMKQNQNQAYLLAHHINKERILCRRDFPLAIPGCTAKTIGTGAFSVGQIRAGCPPKQVILSKTVPFKVSPSQDSAVLSVVTEQGGNQDTTLTEQKGEIKANSESTKANTPDPPSKSPEELKVSGASLTGRVSKDQKLTNSSGETHNVSEGVKGTTTTPLNTDPSNKALPIILPVDRTASAKISPTNTCQDAKTASSETMKPSSSTELLPVDDLFCTCPVQQEPGPQLRLKDPQVQKIVVFQSSSPTDDERLRAKGLQLANSKENAVRVGADPSLAKPSPQIQTKYSPRLPVKAERKEAAESKAESAQGKAHPEPQKCPIKSLPILDDLTTPSPSVDKVSTLPTRDSKKQGTGKGKSQRSAPFLSFRNLLSATFPARMRRETDERRAQLQKVRQYELEFLEELLKPKSSQGEFLPQGSSPVPSGTPCACQLRTSPVLKAPGISREQRRSCDCKRMCRGMRLPDTPVGSTTETQHRGRERTISKTPPAVSKAPHAQGATRRPQTLEIKTTRIRSTSLESREPRGEQGSCLPTCTSQTDCMGGPQYKKLQRRYSIGELDNSSSTPVYAEVKPKAKSLEKEMERVRATGLRLPTPVEPIHTQSHQAEGKGKKGVFFIQGEELLRDSKEGTSEVLLTLPSEDSDDKDKCCSFCFCYRKCEAADESSEKDELSYSIPLQVLPGMELDSRTFPVVSKTLQVLNAEDCSGEEEDEEEEEPQTQEIDLRACGTLEGSLSRVQALQGKSFSLPDGFLNAQLDANELLAILRQCANSPQAEGEARLQPSQIAEYKQELAVRFKEFRASCRRVASVEKSPTRMLAVVTASFQVLCELTQTFIKLVRGVRSETQRLQLLRKVEEVAINYTLLLRAAEESMGHSSSLPTKTMSPQVSSNTNNMSSLTRPIKTLPAQ
- the frmpd3 gene encoding FERM and PDZ domain-containing protein 3 isoform X1, which codes for MAKVQDGHTNACDSSEMLEESQDGMDSGTLSPASARQVTIQRHPTQGFGFIAGSQRPVIVRSVSADGPSFGKLLPGDQILAINEETVSDAPRERVIDLVRRCKDTIVLTVLQPHQSPKSAFISAAKKARLRTNPPKVRFSEQVSISDPDSTMLKDESLLLIPNVLKVFLENGQIKSFTFDSRTTVRDVISSLQDRLSLRYIEHFALVLEAGGLDQNQKLHLLQENQPLTHVVHRTYFQGMKCLFRICFFPKDPADLLRRDPAAFEYLYIQSRNDVIKERFGMDWKSDITLRLAALHIYITVSSARPNQKISLKHVEKEWGLEPFLPLTLLPTVKEKNVCKSLSQLLKTYQHPPPSGNKVPPLQGKLQYMRVLNDLPPFGGILFHTVGLDEKQSATTLLVGPRHGISHVIDLKNNLTTVLAEFSRVAKIQLYRESQGVARVEMTIHEAKSPNSPPSHPLQPLVLLMEWPDASNFACLISGYYKLFVDPKRTIYFRTPGQSQLTKADYRSSHHAHPRSGATSLPSGGRRGDERESSHRESGSSRALVPAEPQHLGLCHVHLREQQQFQELQTHAEAELDINENFISHEPPGRPRTKSDPTQQSTEEIAGVLETPAVENAGFRIRAQTMGQSQKNSRYFCDSCKARHRAEGLSAVGNSSGSSGKHCSSACASRDGGAVDLMALPPPGNEEEDEADGGGEKLQPPPPAIAAPPPGFRDNSSDEDDPKRGRKARTSATPGVTSGKLAQAKEDVPVTLIDNVATRTVRDHAQELDDALVSTLQALEALAASEDYPHHPQQPTQTAGLIVLAAITPESSLDSGHETNSSELTDVSEMVSAMKQNQNQAYLLAHHINKERILCRRDFPLAIPGCTAKTIGTGAFSVGQIRAGCPPKQVILSKTVPFKVSPSQDSAVLSVVTEQGGNQDTTLTEQKGEIKANSESTKANTPDPPSKSPEELKVSGASLTGRVSKDQKLTNSSGETHNVSEGVKGTTTTPLNTDPSNKALPIILPVDRTASAKISPTNTCQDAKTASSETMKPSSSTELLPVDDLFCTCPVQQEPGPQLRLKDPQVQKIVVFQSSSPTDDERLRAKGLQLANSKENAVRVGADPSLAKPSPQIQTKYSPRLPVKAERKEAAESKAESAQGKAHPEPQKCPIKSLPILDDLTTPSPSVDKVSTLPTRDSKKQGTGKGKSQRSAPFLSFRNLLSATFPARMRRETDERRAQLQKVRQYELEFLEELLKPKSSQGEFLPQGSSPVPSGTPCACQLRTSPVLKAPGISREQRRSCDCKRMCRGMRLPDTPVGSTTETQHRGRERTISKTPPAVSKAPHAQGATRRPQTLEIKTTRIRSTSLESREPRGEQGSCLPTCTSQTDCMGGPQYKKLQRRYSIGELDNSSSTPVYAEVKPKAKSLEKEMERVRATGLRLPTPVEPIHTQSHQAEGKGKKGVFFIQGEELLRDSKEGTSEVLLTLPSEDSDDKDKCCSFCFCYRKCEAADESSEKDELSYSIPLQVLPGMELDSRTFPVVSKTLQVLNAEDCSGEEEDEEEEEPQTQEIDLRACGTLEGSLSRVQALQGKSFSLPDGFLNAQLDANELLAILRQCANSPQAEGEARLQPSQIAEYKQELAVRFKEFRASCRRVASVEKSPTRMLAVVTASFQVLCELTQTFIKLVRGVRSETQRLQLLRKVEEVAINYTLLLRAAEESMGHSSSLPTKTMSPQVSSNTNNMSSLTRPIKTLPAQ
- the frmpd3 gene encoding FERM and PDZ domain-containing protein 3 isoform X3; the protein is MLKDESLLLIPNVLKVFLENGQIKSFTFDSRTTVRDVISSLQDRLSLRYIEHFALVLEAGGLDQNQKLHLLQENQPLTHVVHRTYFQGMKCLFRICFFPKDPADLLRRDPAAFEYLYIQSRNDVIKERFGMDWKSDITLRLAALHIYITVSSARPNQKISLKHVEKEWGLEPFLPLTLLPTVKEKNVCKSLSQLLKTYQHPPPSGNKVPPLQGKLQYMRVLNDLPPFGGILFHTVGLDEKQSATTLLVGPRHGISHVIDLKNNLTTVLAEFSRVAKIQLYRESQGVARVEMTIHEAKSPNSPPSHPLQPLVLLMEWPDASNFACLISGYYKLFVDPKRTIYFRTPGQSQLTKADYRSSHHAHPRSGATSLPSGGRRGDERESSHRESGSSRALVPAEPQHLGLCHVHLREQQQFQELQTHAEAELDINENFISHEPPGRPRTKSDPTQQSTEEIAGVLETPAVENAGFRIRAQTMGQSQKNSRYFCDSCKARHRAEGLSAVGNSSGSSGKHCSSACASRDGGAVDLMALPPPGNEEEDEADGGGEKLQPPPPAIAAPPPGFRDNSSDEDDPKRGRKARTSATPGVTSGKLAQAKEDVPVTLIDNVATRTVRDHAQELDDALVSTLQALEALAASEDYPHHPQQPTQTAGLIVLAAITPESSLDSGHETNSSELTDVSEMVSAMKQNQNQAYLLAHHINKERILCRRDFPLAIPGCTAKTIGTGAFSVGQIRAGCPPKQVILSKTVPFKVSPSQDSAVLSVVTEQGGNQDTTLTEQKGEIKANSESTKANTPDPPSKSPEELKVSGASLTGRVSKDQKLTNSSGETHNVSEGVKGTTTTPLNTDPSNKALPIILPVDRTASAKISPTNTCQDAKTASSETMKPSSSTELLPVDDLFCTCPVQQEPGPQLRLKDPQVQKIVVFQSSSPTDDERLRAKGLQLANSKENAVRVGADPSLAKPSPQIQTKYSPRLPVKAERKEAAESKAESAQGKAHPEPQKCPIKSLPILDDLTTPSPSVDKVSTLPTRDSKKQGTGKGKSQRSAPFLSFRNLLSATFPARMRRETDERRAQLQKVRQYELEFLEELLKPKSSQGEFLPQGSSPVPSGTPCACQLRTSPVLKAPGISREQRRSCDCKRMCRGMRLPDTPVGSTTETQHRGRERTISKTPPAVSKAPHAQGATRRPQTLEIKTTRIRSTSLESREPRGEQGSCLPTCTSQTDCMGGPQYKKLQRRYSIGELDNSSSTPVYAEVKPKAKSLEKEMERVRATGLRLPTPVEPIHTQSHQAEGKGKKGVFFIQGEELLRDSKEGTSEVLLTLPSEDSDDKDKCCSFCFCYRKCEAADESSEKDELSYSIPLQVLPGMELDSRTFPVVSKTLQVLNAEDCSGEEEDEEEEEPQTQEIDLRACGTLEGSLSRVQALQGKSFSLPDGFLNAQLDANELLAILRQCANSPQAEGEARLQPSQIAEYKQELAVRFKEFRASCRRVASVEKSPTRMLAVVTASFQVLCELTQTFIKLVRGVRSETQRLQLLRKVEEVAINYTLLLRAAEESMGHSSSLPTKTMSPQVSSNTNNMSSLTRPIKTLPAQ
- the frmpd3 gene encoding FERM and PDZ domain-containing protein 3 isoform X4, yielding MAKVQDGHTNACDSSEMLEESQDGMDSGTLSPASARQVTIQRHPTQGFGFIAGSQRPVIVRSVSADGPSFGKLLPGDQILAINEETVSDAPRERVIDLVRRCKDTIVLTVLQPHQSPKSAFISAAKKARLRTNPPKVRFSEQVSISDPDSTMLKDESLLLIPNVLKVFLENGQIKSFTFDSRTTVRDVISSLQDRLSLRYIEHFALVLEAGGLDQNQKLHLLQENQPLTHVVHRTYFQGMKCLFRICFFPKDPADLLRRDPAAFEYLYIQSRNDVIKERFGMDWKSDITLRLAALHIYITVSSARPNQKISLKHVEKEWGLEPFLPLTLLPTVKEKNVCKSLSQLLKTYQHPPPSGNKVPPLQGKLQYMRVLNDLPPFGGILFHTVGLDEKQSATTLLVGPRHGISHVIDLKNNLTTVLAEFSRVAKIQLYRESQGVARVEMTIHEAKSPNSPPSHPLQPLVLLMEWPDASNFACLISGYYKLFVDPKRTIYFRTPGQSQLTKAGLIVLAAITPESSLDSGHETNSSELTDVSEMVSAMKQNQNQAYLLAHHINKERILCRRDFPLAIPGCTAKTIGTGAFSVGQIRAGCPPKQVILSKTVPFKVSPSQDSAVLSVVTEQGGNQDTTLTEQKGEIKANSESTKANTPDPPSKSPEELKVSGASLTGRVSKDQKLTNSSGETHNVSEGVKGTTTTPLNTDPSNKALPIILPVDRTASAKISPTNTCQDAKTASSETMKPSSSTELLPVDDLFCTCPVQQEPGPQLRLKDPQVQKIVVFQSSSPTDDERLRAKGLQLANSKENAVRVGADPSLAKPSPQIQTKYSPRLPVKAERKEAAESKAESAQGKAHPEPQKCPIKSLPILDDLTTPSPSVDKVSTLPTRDSKKQGTGKGKSQRSAPFLSFRNLLSATFPARMRRETDERRAQLQKVRQYELEFLEELLKPKSSQGEFLPQGSSPVPSGTPCACQLRTSPVLKAPGISREQRRSCDCKRMCRGMRLPDTPVGSTTETQHRGRERTISKTPPAVSKAPHAQGATRRPQTLEIKTTRIRSTSLESREPRGEQGSCLPTCTSQTDCMGGPQYKKLQRRYSIGELDNSSSTPVYAEVKPKAKSLEKEMERVRATGLRLPTPVEPIHTQSHQAEGKGKKGVFFIQGEELLRDSKEGTSEVLLTLPSEDSDDKDKCCSFCFCYRKCEAADESSEKDELSYSIPLQVLPGMELDSRTFPVVSKTLQVLNAEDCSGEEEDEEEEEPQTQEIDLRACGTLEGSLSRVQALQGKSFSLPDGFLNAQLDANELLAILRQCANSPQAEGEARLQPSQIAEYKQELAVRFKEFRASCRRVASVEKSPTRMLAVVTASFQVLCELTQTFIKLVRGVRSETQRLQLLRKVEEVAINYTLLLRAAEESMGHSSSLPTKTMSPQVSSNTNNMSSLTRPIKTLPAQ